One segment of Rubripirellula amarantea DNA contains the following:
- the infC gene encoding translation initiation factor IF-3, whose product MALARRNQLPETRDSTRINANIRITPVRVVSEDGEQLGILPTEDALQRARDAGLDLVEVAPGERPPVCRIMDYGKFKYEKNKKKNTGQSHTKTKEIRLRPKTGDEDIRTKIRQAQKFLEHKDKVQVSVLFRGREMAHIEEGRKVMQSAIEQLSEFGKVETPPQQHGRRMIAMIAPK is encoded by the coding sequence GTGGCATTAGCTCGCAGAAACCAACTACCTGAAACGCGTGATAGTACGCGAATCAACGCTAACATCCGAATTACCCCCGTGCGGGTCGTCAGTGAAGACGGAGAACAGCTTGGCATCCTTCCTACCGAAGATGCGCTTCAGCGCGCTCGCGATGCCGGTCTTGATCTCGTAGAAGTCGCTCCTGGTGAGCGGCCTCCGGTTTGTCGAATCATGGACTACGGCAAATTCAAGTACGAGAAGAACAAGAAGAAAAACACGGGGCAGTCCCACACCAAGACGAAGGAAATTCGTCTACGTCCGAAGACGGGTGATGAGGACATTCGCACCAAGATCCGCCAAGCCCAGAAGTTCCTTGAGCATAAAGACAAGGTTCAAGTGAGCGTGCTGTTCCGCGGTCGCGAAATGGCTCACATCGAAGAAGGCCGTAAGGTCATGCAGAGTGCGATCGAACAGCTCAGCGAATTTGGCAAGGTGGAAACACCGCCTCAGCAGCACGGTCGTCGCATGATTGCGATGATCGCGCCGAAGTAG